Proteins encoded by one window of Verrucomicrobiia bacterium:
- a CDS encoding DUF2569 family protein, giving the protein MNARRGGGRVAGWIAGFLSWFLFWAGGVYGAEADPASRVSVTPQPDWVRTLDDVAMQSAGESGTRWQGEGSRYRILERQDYADRGERFFRSFVSIENESGLEDTGNLTFPFNPAHEELLLHQVRIWRRGEPMDVLDAGRIRVHQSEDQLRDQMLTGTSVAVYLVEGLSVGDGLETRYTIRGRNPSMDGHYWAEIRISGVSRTDRRRIRMVWDSGRTVQMRARGHVPEPEIQRDNGRTVYLWDLTDVPGVTYEEWMPSGYEPSARIEFSDFSEWREVVAWAIRAYGLVEAPLPASLEARISEWSDAGGSGEERILRALEFIQDEIRYTSVAIGPQAFEPSPPGEVFERRFGDCKDKSVLLCSILRRWGYDAVPALVHSESGGGLPSRLPTPFVFDHVIVRLELDGQVIWLDPTRSHQGGSLAERALDAFGWALPIRDGVTELEPVSVPVRAGVSEWLMTRFDVSDYGAAARMTVMSVFRGAEADRMRRQLARRDWGEIAKEYEIFYAEYYPGIRDAEPLDVVDDRRTNELRLKERYWVEDLWEADGDSGREMATFMPDLMIHALRESGSRRRTAPLALKHPQHLLQEIEVHLPDGGWDELAGMEEEVVHDTFRFRFRRVPADTRMRFEYELESRAGEIAPGALQGYLRKVREVQDLLGDTLYQPGSGGEGGWFANLNGYMAAWVMLNFLLAVAAVGIAAIVLHQRPPPLPGPGSGDPRWSGIGGWLILLGIGVCISPLVRLHGLWGAREGFFSMEVWRAVTTPGSEAYHPAFGALLVFEVTINTWLLSLNLLAITLFFRRHRVFPAVMMTLLIGNALFLGIDEVWGNTIPSVAENADTASKRDLIRAGVAAVIWTTYLLRSRRVTATFVR; this is encoded by the coding sequence ATGAACGCAAGGCGTGGTGGCGGGCGTGTGGCCGGGTGGATTGCGGGTTTTCTCTCATGGTTCCTGTTCTGGGCGGGGGGAGTGTATGGGGCCGAGGCGGATCCCGCGTCCCGGGTGTCCGTCACGCCCCAGCCGGATTGGGTTCGGACATTGGATGATGTCGCGATGCAGTCGGCTGGGGAGAGCGGCACCCGTTGGCAGGGGGAAGGCTCGCGGTATCGCATCTTGGAGAGACAGGATTACGCGGACCGTGGCGAGCGGTTTTTCCGATCGTTCGTGTCCATCGAGAACGAGTCGGGTCTTGAGGACACGGGGAATCTGACGTTCCCGTTCAATCCGGCGCACGAGGAGCTTCTTCTGCATCAGGTTCGGATCTGGCGGCGGGGTGAGCCGATGGACGTCCTCGATGCCGGGCGGATCCGGGTGCATCAGTCGGAGGACCAACTGCGGGACCAGATGCTCACGGGGACAAGCGTGGCGGTGTACCTGGTGGAGGGGTTGAGCGTGGGGGACGGTTTGGAGACCCGATACACGATTCGGGGGCGGAATCCATCGATGGACGGGCATTATTGGGCCGAGATCCGGATTTCCGGCGTTTCGCGGACCGACCGAAGGCGGATCCGGATGGTGTGGGATTCGGGACGGACCGTGCAGATGCGTGCGCGCGGTCATGTTCCCGAACCGGAAATTCAGCGGGACAACGGGCGAACGGTTTACCTGTGGGACCTGACGGATGTCCCGGGTGTGACGTACGAGGAATGGATGCCGTCGGGGTATGAGCCGTCGGCACGGATTGAGTTCAGTGATTTCTCGGAATGGCGGGAGGTGGTTGCCTGGGCGATCCGGGCTTACGGACTTGTGGAAGCGCCGCTGCCGGCGTCCTTGGAAGCCAGGATTTCAGAGTGGTCGGATGCGGGGGGGTCGGGGGAGGAACGGATTCTGCGGGCGCTGGAGTTCATCCAGGACGAGATCCGTTACACCTCGGTTGCGATCGGGCCGCAGGCATTCGAGCCCTCGCCTCCGGGGGAGGTGTTCGAGCGTCGGTTTGGTGACTGCAAGGACAAGTCCGTACTCTTGTGTTCGATTTTGAGGCGATGGGGTTATGACGCGGTTCCCGCGCTGGTGCACAGCGAGTCCGGAGGAGGATTGCCCTCCCGGCTGCCCACGCCGTTTGTGTTCGATCACGTGATTGTCCGGTTGGAGTTGGACGGACAGGTGATCTGGCTGGACCCGACGCGTTCGCACCAGGGAGGGAGTCTGGCGGAACGCGCGCTGGACGCGTTCGGGTGGGCGTTGCCGATCCGCGACGGCGTGACGGAATTGGAGCCGGTGTCTGTTCCGGTGCGAGCGGGCGTTTCGGAGTGGCTGATGACACGGTTCGACGTGAGCGATTACGGCGCCGCGGCGCGAATGACGGTGATGTCGGTGTTCCGGGGTGCGGAGGCGGATCGGATGCGGCGCCAGCTTGCGCGTCGGGACTGGGGGGAAATCGCGAAGGAGTACGAGATTTTTTACGCGGAGTATTATCCCGGGATCCGGGATGCGGAACCGCTGGACGTTGTGGACGACCGGCGGACGAACGAGTTGAGGTTGAAGGAACGGTATTGGGTGGAGGATCTGTGGGAAGCGGACGGGGACTCGGGCCGGGAGATGGCGACCTTCATGCCGGACCTGATGATTCATGCGCTGCGCGAGTCCGGATCGCGCCGTCGAACCGCGCCGCTGGCTTTGAAGCATCCACAGCATCTGCTTCAGGAGATCGAGGTGCATCTGCCCGACGGGGGGTGGGACGAGCTTGCCGGGATGGAAGAGGAGGTGGTTCATGACACGTTTCGATTCCGGTTCCGCCGGGTGCCGGCGGATACGAGAATGCGGTTCGAGTACGAACTCGAATCCCGTGCGGGTGAGATCGCGCCGGGGGCGTTGCAGGGCTATCTGCGGAAGGTGCGGGAGGTGCAGGATCTCTTGGGCGACACGCTGTACCAGCCTGGGTCAGGGGGGGAGGGCGGGTGGTTCGCGAACTTGAACGGTTACATGGCGGCATGGGTGATGTTGAATTTTCTCCTCGCCGTGGCGGCGGTCGGCATCGCGGCGATCGTCCTGCACCAACGACCGCCGCCTTTGCCGGGGCCCGGTTCGGGGGATCCCCGATGGAGCGGCATTGGGGGCTGGTTGATTCTGCTGGGGATCGGGGTTTGCATTTCGCCGCTGGTGCGATTGCACGGGCTCTGGGGTGCGAGGGAGGGCTTCTTTTCGATGGAAGTCTGGAGGGCGGTGACGACGCCGGGAAGCGAGGCATATCATCCGGCGTTCGGTGCGCTCCTGGTATTCGAGGTCACGATCAATACGTGGCTGCTGAGCCTGAATCTCCTGGCGATCACCCTGTTCTTCCGGCGGCATCGAGTGTTCCCGGCCGTGATGATGACGCTCCTGATCGGGAACGCGCTGTTCCTGGGAATCGACGAGGTCTGGGGAAACACGATTCCGTCGGTGGCGGAGAACGCCGACACCGCCTCGAAGCGGGACCTGATCAGAGCGGGGGTTGCCGCGGTGATCTGGACGACCTATCTGCTCCGTTCCCGGCGGGTGACCGCCACATTTGTGCGATAA
- the galK gene encoding galactokinase: MNGTTVVAGFRQVYGREPGGVSRAPGRVNLIGEHTDYNDGLVLPAALDEATWTAAAARDDRRVRVQAANPGESVEFELDAPGAPRQGHWSDYVRGIAAAIEADGYRLRGADLRVSGTVPEGAGLSSSAALTMSVGVALLATAGLTWDGVRLALAGQRAEREYAGTQCGVMDPFVSVHARAGTALLLDCRSLAFRHLPIPGELRLAICDSGVRHQLAGGEYNRRRAECEEGVERLRARWPEIRALRDVTLERWAEGAEALPATIRRRCRHVVGENGRVEAFAVALERGDRTGMGKLMEASHRSLRDDYEVSCEELDLLVELAGMAPGTVGARMTGGGFGGSTVNLVEAGSVEAFREAMSDGYRRGTGRDLRVWVTTAGEGASWSPL, from the coding sequence GTGAATGGAACGACGGTGGTGGCGGGGTTCCGGCAGGTGTACGGCCGGGAGCCTGGCGGCGTGAGCCGCGCGCCGGGACGGGTCAATCTCATCGGGGAACACACGGATTATAATGACGGGCTGGTCCTGCCGGCAGCGCTGGACGAGGCCACTTGGACGGCGGCGGCGGCGCGGGACGACCGGCGGGTGCGGGTGCAGGCGGCCAATCCCGGGGAGTCGGTGGAGTTCGAACTCGACGCGCCCGGTGCTCCCCGGCAGGGGCACTGGAGCGACTATGTGCGGGGCATCGCCGCGGCGATCGAGGCTGACGGGTATCGATTGCGGGGGGCGGATCTGAGGGTGTCCGGGACGGTGCCGGAGGGGGCGGGATTGAGTTCCTCGGCGGCGCTGACCATGAGTGTGGGGGTGGCGTTGCTGGCGACGGCGGGGTTGACCTGGGACGGGGTGCGGCTGGCGCTGGCGGGACAGCGGGCTGAACGGGAATATGCGGGGACGCAATGTGGGGTGATGGACCCTTTCGTATCGGTGCATGCGCGGGCAGGGACGGCCCTGTTGCTGGATTGCCGGTCGCTGGCGTTCCGGCACCTGCCGATTCCGGGGGAGCTGCGGCTGGCGATCTGCGACAGCGGCGTGCGGCATCAGTTGGCCGGGGGCGAGTACAACCGGCGCCGGGCGGAATGCGAGGAAGGTGTGGAACGGTTGCGCGCACGCTGGCCGGAGATCCGGGCGTTGCGGGACGTGACGTTGGAGCGGTGGGCGGAAGGGGCGGAGGCCTTGCCCGCAACGATCCGGCGCCGATGCCGCCACGTCGTGGGGGAAAACGGGCGGGTCGAGGCGTTCGCAGTGGCGCTCGAACGGGGGGACCGAACCGGGATGGGGAAACTGATGGAGGCCTCGCACCGGAGCCTGCGGGACGACTACGAGGTGAGTTGTGAGGAGCTGGACCTGCTGGTGGAACTGGCGGGGATGGCACCCGGGACCGTGGGGGCACGCATGACCGGGGGCGGGTTTGGCGGCAGCACGGTGAACCTGGTCGAGGCGGGATCGGTGGAGGCGTTTCGGGAGGCCATGAGCGACGGCTACCGAAGGGGAACCGGCCGTGACCTGCGGGTGTGGGTCACGACGGCGGGGGAAGGCGCCTCATGGAGTCCGTTGTGA
- a CDS encoding EVE domain-containing protein — MNHWLVKQEPADYAWTAFVADGRTAWTGVRNFQARNHLRAMREGDQVAYYHSGEGREVVGIASVVREAYPDPTATEGDWSCVDLKAGEPLPYPVPLAAIRDDANLRELALVRQSRLSVMPVSPAQWKRLLELGRQGQPPVPDAPAGSGGGRRPRPR; from the coding sequence ATGAATCACTGGCTCGTGAAACAGGAACCCGCCGATTACGCATGGACTGCCTTCGTCGCCGACGGCCGCACGGCCTGGACCGGCGTCCGCAATTTTCAGGCCCGCAATCACCTCCGTGCCATGCGGGAAGGTGACCAGGTGGCCTACTACCACAGCGGGGAGGGCAGGGAGGTGGTCGGTATCGCCTCGGTCGTCCGCGAGGCCTATCCCGATCCCACCGCCACCGAGGGCGACTGGTCCTGCGTCGATCTGAAGGCAGGCGAACCCCTCCCATACCCCGTTCCCCTCGCCGCCATTCGCGACGACGCGAACCTCCGGGAACTCGCCCTGGTCCGGCAATCCCGCCTCTCGGTCATGCCGGTCTCCCCGGCCCAGTGGAAACGCCTCCTCGAACTCGGCCGACAGGGTCAGCCGCCCGTCCCGGACGCCCCCGCCGGTTCCGGCGGAGGCAGGCGACCGCGACCACGGTAA
- a CDS encoding PQQ-binding-like beta-propeller repeat protein, with product MQMPIRRLLALAVPLALLVHAPGAHPATDAADAAPPDAWSSFRGTPSLRGVTRATLPDAPRLLWSFTTGGPVKSTAAIVDGLAVLGSDDGHVYALRMADGTKAWSFQTDGPVLSSPLIRDGRIFVGSAGTNFYALELATGKEVWRHGIDAEIKSSASPFAAPDGKGTWLVFGGYDNRLHCLDAATGRSNWVYETGNYVHGVPAVGDGVTAFGGCDAIVHVVNLADGTLAREIDGGAYIIGSAAIVDGFAYVGQYGNEFLAIDLAKGEVAWRYRDRNFPYGASPAVTDQLVIFGGRDRRIHAVDRATGKARWTFGTRGRVESSPVVAGNRVIVGSDDGRIYLLDLDDGRERWSYEVGQAVQSSPAVVQDRFVIGADDGVVYAFGR from the coding sequence ATGCAGATGCCAATCCGACGCCTCCTCGCCCTCGCCGTGCCCTTGGCACTCCTTGTCCATGCGCCCGGCGCTCATCCTGCCACGGATGCCGCCGACGCCGCCCCGCCCGATGCTTGGTCCTCCTTTCGCGGCACCCCTTCCCTCCGCGGCGTCACCCGGGCCACTCTCCCCGATGCCCCCCGGCTCCTGTGGTCCTTCACCACCGGCGGCCCGGTGAAATCCACCGCCGCTATCGTGGATGGCCTCGCCGTGCTGGGATCGGACGATGGCCATGTGTACGCCCTGCGAATGGCCGACGGCACCAAGGCCTGGTCGTTCCAGACGGATGGCCCCGTGCTTTCCTCCCCCCTCATCCGGGACGGGCGGATCTTCGTCGGATCCGCCGGCACCAACTTCTACGCCCTCGAACTCGCCACTGGAAAGGAAGTCTGGCGCCACGGCATCGACGCCGAAATCAAGAGCAGCGCCAGTCCGTTTGCGGCCCCGGACGGCAAGGGCACCTGGCTCGTCTTTGGCGGCTACGACAACCGCCTTCATTGCCTCGACGCCGCCACAGGCCGTTCCAACTGGGTCTATGAAACGGGCAACTACGTCCACGGCGTCCCCGCCGTCGGCGACGGCGTGACCGCCTTCGGCGGCTGCGATGCCATCGTGCATGTGGTCAACCTTGCCGACGGTACGCTGGCCCGGGAAATCGACGGGGGCGCCTACATCATCGGGTCCGCTGCGATTGTGGACGGCTTCGCCTACGTGGGTCAGTACGGCAACGAGTTCCTTGCCATTGACCTCGCCAAGGGAGAGGTCGCGTGGCGCTATCGCGACCGCAACTTCCCCTACGGAGCCTCGCCCGCCGTCACCGACCAGCTCGTGATCTTCGGCGGACGCGACCGGCGGATCCACGCGGTGGACCGTGCCACCGGCAAGGCCCGCTGGACCTTCGGCACCCGCGGAAGGGTGGAGAGTTCGCCCGTGGTTGCCGGCAACCGGGTCATTGTCGGCTCCGATGACGGACGCATTTACCTCCTCGACCTCGACGACGGACGCGAACGCTGGAGCTACGAGGTCGGTCAGGCGGTGCAGAGTTCCCCGGCCGTCGTCCAGGACCGCTTCGTCATCGGCGCCGACGACGGCGTCGTGTACGCCTTCGGGCGTTAG
- a CDS encoding dicarboxylate/amino acid:cation symporter, whose product MSAGGDKLAVRILTGLVIGAVLGAAVVLTGSEAFIENARTVAVQFCDPIGRIFLGLLFFVVIPLVFASLTLGVVQLGRLDRLGPLAGRTFALFGLNMAIGVTIGLVVMNTVRPGGRIDDATRDRLMEEFQTGASEARVRSETGPGMSFSTLVDMFFPRNLAKAVVEFQMLPLIAFALILGVAGTQLPEEERNGIKRAMQVVCDLMTRIVHYALLLAPFAVAAMVFSVAVKLGIEFFVGKLLVFVLCVLGGIAIHLFGTMSLLVTLLGRRSLREFFPAVTTVLVTAFSTSSSSATLPTSIRIARERLGVSPSTAGFVLPLGATMNMSGTALYEGCVVLFVAQVFGGMMPIPQQIVLVLLAVLSSVAVAGIPGGSLPLIVGLLINFGLPPEGIALVIGVDRILDMARTALNVTADVVTAVIVDRSVQADPGPS is encoded by the coding sequence ATGAGCGCCGGAGGAGACAAACTCGCTGTCCGAATCCTGACCGGACTGGTCATTGGTGCGGTGTTGGGCGCCGCCGTGGTCCTCACCGGTTCCGAGGCCTTCATCGAGAATGCCCGCACCGTGGCGGTCCAGTTCTGCGACCCGATCGGCCGGATCTTCCTTGGCCTCCTGTTCTTCGTGGTGATCCCGCTGGTGTTCGCATCGCTCACCCTTGGCGTGGTCCAACTCGGCCGCCTCGACCGCCTCGGCCCCCTGGCCGGAAGGACCTTCGCGCTGTTCGGTCTCAACATGGCCATCGGGGTCACCATCGGTCTGGTGGTGATGAACACGGTCCGACCCGGTGGCCGGATCGACGACGCCACCCGCGACCGCCTCATGGAGGAATTTCAAACGGGCGCCAGCGAGGCCCGGGTGCGCTCCGAGACCGGGCCCGGCATGAGCTTCAGCACCCTGGTCGATATGTTCTTCCCACGGAACCTCGCCAAGGCGGTGGTCGAGTTCCAGATGCTCCCGCTGATCGCCTTTGCCCTGATCCTCGGGGTGGCCGGCACCCAGTTGCCCGAGGAGGAACGCAACGGCATCAAACGCGCCATGCAGGTGGTCTGCGACCTGATGACGCGAATCGTCCATTACGCCCTGCTGCTGGCCCCGTTCGCCGTGGCCGCCATGGTCTTCAGCGTAGCCGTCAAACTCGGCATCGAGTTCTTCGTCGGCAAGCTTCTCGTCTTCGTCCTCTGTGTCCTGGGCGGCATCGCCATCCACCTGTTCGGCACCATGTCGCTGCTGGTGACCCTCCTCGGCCGCCGTTCGCTCCGGGAGTTCTTCCCGGCGGTCACCACGGTGCTGGTCACCGCCTTTTCCACCAGCTCCAGCAGCGCCACCCTCCCGACCAGTATTCGCATCGCCCGGGAACGCCTCGGCGTTTCCCCCAGCACGGCCGGATTCGTCCTCCCCCTCGGCGCCACCATGAACATGAGCGGCACCGCGCTCTACGAGGGCTGTGTCGTGTTGTTCGTGGCCCAGGTCTTTGGTGGGATGATGCCCATCCCCCAGCAGATCGTGCTCGTGCTCCTGGCCGTCCTGAGTTCCGTCGCGGTCGCCGGCATTCCCGGCGGATCGCTCCCGCTCATTGTCGGACTTCTCATCAACTTCGGCCTTCCCCCCGAGGGCATCGCCCTGGTCATCGGCGTCGATCGCATCCTCGACATGGCCCGTACCGCCCTGAACGTTACCGCCGACGTGGTCACCGCCGTCATCGTGGACCGCTCGGTGCAAGCCGATCCCGGACCCTCATGA
- a CDS encoding MFS transporter — MESVVRDASWWSSRGQLGALFFLHGMALGMWFVPMSPVLDAHGLSGIKPYAFATSAVAALVSPLIFGAIADRHATPIGVLRWLSVATAALMAMVAVAIERGWSAGVVLLWIQLHALAAAPSWGLSTTIVLARLRDARREFGPLRAMGTLGWMAGCWWISALRADASTLSAYASALTWVVLAGFSLAVPGVKPVGTSGPLTVRQRLGLDALALLRNPDHRVVLVTAFLVAVPLAAFYPYTPPHMLALGLERTSAWMSVGQVTEILAMLGLGVLITRWRLKWIFACGLVFALLRYLLYAADDRVLLMAGVSLHGLAFTLFFVTVPIYLNERVDPAWRARAQALLSLLALGGGNLIGYLGSGAWFAVCDGPSGVRWTQFWLGLAGSVAVVLGYFLATYRGRGRLPPPEPAGASGTGG; from the coding sequence ATGGAGTCCGTTGTGAGGGACGCCAGCTGGTGGTCGAGCCGGGGTCAATTGGGGGCGCTGTTCTTCCTGCACGGGATGGCGTTGGGGATGTGGTTTGTGCCGATGAGCCCGGTGCTCGATGCGCACGGGTTGTCGGGGATCAAGCCGTATGCGTTCGCGACGTCGGCGGTGGCGGCGCTGGTGTCCCCGCTGATTTTCGGAGCCATCGCCGACCGGCACGCCACGCCAATCGGAGTGTTGCGGTGGTTGTCGGTGGCGACGGCGGCGTTGATGGCGATGGTGGCGGTGGCGATTGAGCGGGGATGGTCGGCAGGGGTGGTGTTGCTGTGGATCCAGTTGCATGCGCTGGCGGCGGCGCCGTCGTGGGGGCTGTCCACCACCATTGTCCTGGCGCGGTTGCGCGATGCGCGGCGGGAGTTTGGGCCGTTGCGGGCCATGGGAACGCTGGGCTGGATGGCAGGGTGCTGGTGGATCAGCGCCTTGCGGGCGGATGCCTCGACGTTGTCAGCCTACGCGAGCGCCCTGACCTGGGTGGTTCTGGCGGGTTTCTCGCTGGCGGTTCCGGGGGTGAAGCCGGTGGGGACTTCGGGGCCGTTGACGGTGCGGCAGCGGCTGGGTCTGGACGCGCTGGCGCTGTTGCGGAACCCGGACCACCGGGTGGTGCTGGTGACGGCCTTTCTGGTGGCGGTCCCGCTGGCGGCGTTCTATCCGTACACGCCGCCGCACATGCTGGCGTTGGGGTTGGAACGGACGTCGGCGTGGATGAGTGTGGGCCAGGTCACGGAGATCCTGGCGATGCTGGGGCTTGGGGTGTTGATCACCCGCTGGCGGTTGAAGTGGATCTTCGCGTGCGGGTTGGTGTTCGCGCTGCTGCGGTACCTGCTGTACGCGGCGGACGACCGGGTTCTCCTCATGGCCGGGGTGTCGCTGCACGGACTGGCCTTCACGCTTTTCTTCGTCACGGTGCCGATCTACCTGAACGAACGGGTGGACCCGGCCTGGCGGGCCCGGGCCCAGGCGCTGTTGTCGCTGCTCGCGTTGGGCGGCGGGAACCTGATCGGTTATCTGGGCTCCGGGGCATGGTTTGCCGTGTGCGACGGGCCGTCGGGAGTGCGTTGGACGCAGTTCTGGCTGGGCTTGGCGGGAAGCGTCGCGGTGGTGCTGGGCTATTTCCTCGCCACTTACCGTGGTCGCGGTCGCCTGCCTCCGCCGGAACCGGCGGGGGCGTCCGGGACGGGCGGCTGA